In the Methanobacterium formicicum genome, GGTTCCGAGGCTGCTAAAAAATACAACGCCACGGTAGGTGGCACCATAACTGTGCAGGGAAACCAGTACAAGGTAGTGGGTATCATGAAGCAGGTGGGCAGTGGATGGCCCCTGACCATTGATAATTCCCTGGTCATGCCTCTTTCCCATGCCCAGGCAGTGATGGACATGTCCGGACTCATATCCACAGTTATCATCACTCCTTCTGGCTCCATTGACGGTGCAGAAACCAGTCTGCAGGACGCTTATCCCAGTTACACCATTTACTCCCAGAAGGACACCCAGAAAACACTGGATGACAACCTGAGCCAGATCAGGATATTCATGAACATGATCAGCACCTTCATATTCCTGGTTTCAGTGATCATCATCATGATCGTTATGATGATGTCGGTCAAGGAAAAAACCAAGGAGATAGGAACCATGAGGGCTATTGGAACCAGTAAAATGAAAATTATGGCCTTGATAATATATGAATCACTTATCCTGAGCTTAGTGGGTGGTATTGTGGGGATCATCCTCATGTCACCCACCTACAGCATGCTGGGCCTATTGATGGGAGCAAAAGAAGTGAATTTCCTGAGCTTCAACATACCCGGAGCCATTGTCTTGCAGGTCCTGGTCATCGTATTTGTAATTGGAACCTTCAGTGGACTCATACCTGCCTACCTGGCCACCAGAATCAGTCCTATAGATGCTCTGCGATATGAATAAGAATAATGAAAGGAAGTGTGTGTAATGAAAGGTTTAGTTAAAGGAGAAGGACTCTGGAAAACCTATAAACTGGATAGTACCGAGGTCCACGCCCTACGGGGGCTGGATATAAGTGTAGATGCGGGAGAATTTGTATCCATTATGGGTCCTTCTGGGTCCGGTAAATCAACCCTCCTCAACCTCATTGGGGGCTTAGATACCCCTACCCAGGGGGATCTTTACATTGGAGGGAAGAATATCGCGGCAATGAAGGATAAGGAACTCACCCGGATGAGGGCGGAGAATATTGGATACATCTTCCAGACTTTCAACCTCCTGCCGGCGTTGAGTGTACGGGATAATGTGGAATTTCCCATGAGGAACCTCACCGGTAGTAAGAAGATGGATAAATCCTCCCGGATAAAAAGGGCAGAGGAATGTGTGGAAATAGTTGGTCTGGGGCCCCGGATGAATTACCTTCCCGCCAAGCTTTCTGGTGGGGAGAGGCAGAGGGTGGCCATTGCCCGGGCCCTGGTGAACCATCCCAAGTTCATCCTGGCCGACGAACCAACTGGTAACCTGGACAGTGAAGCCACCAGCAACATAATCGACCTCCTGCATCAGGTTAATGAGGAGGGAACCACGGTGATCATGGTTACCCACGATGTGGAAACCACCCGGGACACCCGTGTACTGAGAATCAGGGATGGATTGATTGAAAGTTAAATCCATCTGACCCTTTTTTTAAAATACTCCTTTTTATTTATCATCCTTTTTTTTATCGTTCTCTTCATTCTCTGGAAAAAAAGGATTACCTAAATACAGTAATAGATTTAATATAATACTTAATAATAAATATCTATTGAATAAATATAACTGCAGGGGATTTAAGATGGCAGAAGATAATGTGGATTTAAAACTCCTGGGCCAGGACCAGCTACTACCCTGGCTCCAGCACGATATCTCACAGGTAACTCAAAGTATAATGGTAGTTGGCCC is a window encoding:
- a CDS encoding ABC transporter ATP-binding protein, encoding MKGLVKGEGLWKTYKLDSTEVHALRGLDISVDAGEFVSIMGPSGSGKSTLLNLIGGLDTPTQGDLYIGGKNIAAMKDKELTRMRAENIGYIFQTFNLLPALSVRDNVEFPMRNLTGSKKMDKSSRIKRAEECVEIVGLGPRMNYLPAKLSGGERQRVAIARALVNHPKFILADEPTGNLDSEATSNIIDLLHQVNEEGTTVIMVTHDVETTRDTRVLRIRDGLIES
- a CDS encoding ABC transporter permease, whose product is MLDIAFKDFKAKKGRTAMCIIGVMVCVLLIGTVNLVLYEMESGLKGDLGTVNGQLYFEKNGTSFPPYASIIPQTLGDEVLKRAEVDQAKSTEALFAPVQTGESAQYTMIVGLTPGKEQAFLENATVNGKSSLVGEGDNAVIVGSEAAKKYNATVGGTITVQGNQYKVVGIMKQVGSGWPLTIDNSLVMPLSHAQAVMDMSGLISTVIITPSGSIDGAETSLQDAYPSYTIYSQKDTQKTLDDNLSQIRIFMNMISTFIFLVSVIIIMIVMMMSVKEKTKEIGTMRAIGTSKMKIMALIIYESLILSLVGGIVGIILMSPTYSMLGLLMGAKEVNFLSFNIPGAIVLQVLVIVFVIGTFSGLIPAYLATRISPIDALRYE